In one window of Mesorhizobium sp. B2-1-1 DNA:
- a CDS encoding amidohydrolase — protein sequence MSVMGAGHKADLIVINGRVLTMDDDNPTAEAVAVKDGAIVALGSQASIEEFKGPATRVIDARGGSVIPGFIEAHMHLFSGAAELAHLQLSGVHGFEALQKAIRDYASTHPDAKMLVGQGVDYTVLDDERVTRHHLDAILPDRPFVMAAPDHHTMWANSRALDMAGILNGRALGPGNEIVMGDDGLANGELREGEAFGPVLDLAGESRVRLGLATGGEPDPMPSAEERAADRDIMRRGLAWCARHGITSIQNMDGNLYQLELLAEIEAEEGLSCRVQIPFHYKNFMTLDILDKASAMAERYNGEWLSSGMVKVFYDGVLDSWTAVMIEPYADRPDWVGEPLFTPQQFIDLAVAVDRRGLQIAVHSIGDGAVRAVLDGYEAAQKANGKRDSRHRVEHIEVIAASDVPRFAELGVIASMQPPHPPGAMDFPLEPTVSRIGPARWPLSYAWRTLKNAGAHVVFASDWPVSPIDPILGIQAAVMRKPWASSDPDQSFSLRESLAAYTVEGAYAEFAEHRKGTLKPGYMADLVVLSADIEKTAPADLHKVRPVTTICGGKVTYQA from the coding sequence ATGTCTGTCATGGGTGCGGGTCACAAGGCGGATCTGATCGTCATCAATGGTCGTGTGTTGACCATGGACGATGACAATCCGACCGCCGAAGCCGTTGCCGTCAAGGATGGCGCCATCGTCGCTCTCGGCAGCCAAGCCTCCATCGAAGAGTTCAAGGGCCCGGCCACCAGGGTCATCGACGCCAGGGGCGGTTCGGTGATCCCGGGTTTCATCGAAGCCCACATGCATCTGTTTTCAGGCGCGGCCGAGCTTGCGCATCTGCAGCTGTCGGGCGTCCACGGTTTCGAGGCGCTGCAAAAGGCGATCCGCGACTACGCGTCGACGCACCCCGATGCCAAGATGCTGGTCGGACAGGGCGTCGACTACACCGTGCTCGATGACGAGCGAGTGACGCGCCATCATCTCGATGCGATCCTGCCGGACCGGCCCTTCGTCATGGCCGCGCCCGATCACCATACGATGTGGGCCAACAGCAGGGCGCTGGACATGGCCGGCATCCTGAATGGGCGCGCGCTTGGCCCCGGCAATGAGATCGTCATGGGCGACGACGGCCTGGCCAATGGCGAACTGCGCGAGGGCGAGGCTTTCGGCCCGGTTCTCGATCTTGCCGGTGAGAGCCGGGTGCGGCTCGGGCTGGCGACAGGCGGCGAACCGGACCCGATGCCATCGGCGGAAGAGCGCGCCGCCGACCGCGACATCATGCGGCGCGGGCTCGCCTGGTGCGCGCGCCACGGCATCACCTCGATCCAGAACATGGACGGCAATCTCTACCAGCTCGAATTGCTGGCCGAGATCGAGGCCGAGGAGGGTCTGTCCTGCCGGGTGCAGATACCCTTCCACTACAAGAATTTCATGACGCTCGACATACTCGACAAGGCCTCGGCGATGGCCGAGCGCTACAATGGCGAGTGGCTGTCGTCAGGCATGGTCAAGGTGTTCTACGACGGCGTGCTCGATTCCTGGACGGCCGTCATGATCGAGCCCTATGCCGACCGTCCCGACTGGGTGGGTGAACCACTGTTCACGCCCCAGCAATTCATCGATCTCGCCGTCGCCGTCGACAGGCGCGGCCTGCAGATCGCCGTGCATTCGATCGGCGACGGCGCGGTGCGCGCCGTGCTCGACGGCTACGAGGCGGCGCAAAAGGCCAATGGCAAGCGCGACAGCCGGCATCGTGTCGAACATATAGAGGTCATCGCTGCATCTGATGTGCCGCGTTTCGCCGAACTCGGCGTCATCGCCTCCATGCAGCCGCCGCATCCGCCCGGCGCCATGGATTTTCCGCTGGAGCCGACCGTCTCGCGCATCGGGCCGGCGCGCTGGCCGCTGAGCTATGCCTGGCGCACCCTGAAGAATGCCGGCGCGCATGTCGTGTTCGCGTCGGACTGGCCGGTGTCGCCGATCGATCCGATCCTGGGCATCCAGGCGGCAGTAATGCGCAAACCATGGGCATCAAGCGATCCGGACCAGAGCTTCTCGCTGCGTGAATCGCTCGCCGCCTACACGGTCGAGGGCGCCTATGCCGAATTCGCCGAGCACCGCAAGGGCACGCTGAAGCCAGGCTATATGGCCGATCTGGTGGTTTTGTCGGCCGACATCGAAAAAACGGCACCGGCCGACCTGCACAAGGTGCGCCCGGTAACGACGATCTGCGGCGGCAAAGTCACCTACCAGGCCTGA
- a CDS encoding flagellar motor switch protein FliG has product MTTSLSLTRPQKAAAILVAMGKPSASRLLKFFKQEELKALIEGARLLRTIPQGDLERIVAEFEAEFTEGAGLLDSADRMDTILNESLSPEEMSAIMGDKKFEVAPEGPPPIWPELEKLEPVRLGTFLAGEHPQTAAMVLSKLAPQAAASVLLTLSKLTRGEIIKRMVTMANVPDAASRIVENRLRTSVLAETATKDTSAGQARVASVLNELDKPLLEEVMQDLEAAGTPDLDGVRARLFAFDDLPLLTQKARVLLFDGLSTELVTLALRGTSAILAEAALSAIGARSRRMIEAELGQGSEGVPLADIMAARKTIVTTTIRLAREGAFELPATQNAAA; this is encoded by the coding sequence ATGACGACGTCCCTTTCCCTGACGCGTCCGCAGAAGGCGGCCGCCATACTGGTGGCGATGGGCAAGCCGTCGGCCAGCCGCCTCTTGAAATTCTTCAAGCAGGAGGAATTGAAGGCGCTTATCGAGGGCGCCCGGCTGCTCAGGACCATTCCGCAAGGCGATCTCGAGCGCATCGTCGCCGAGTTCGAGGCGGAGTTCACCGAAGGGGCGGGACTGCTCGATTCCGCCGACAGGATGGACACCATCCTCAATGAATCGCTGTCACCGGAAGAGATGAGCGCGATCATGGGTGACAAGAAATTCGAGGTTGCGCCGGAAGGTCCGCCGCCGATCTGGCCCGAGCTCGAGAAGCTCGAGCCGGTGCGGCTTGGTACTTTCCTGGCCGGTGAACATCCGCAGACTGCGGCCATGGTGCTGTCGAAGCTGGCGCCGCAGGCGGCGGCGAGCGTGCTGTTGACGTTGAGCAAGCTGACGCGCGGCGAGATCATCAAGCGCATGGTGACGATGGCCAATGTTCCCGACGCCGCCAGCAGGATCGTCGAAAACCGGCTGCGCACCAGCGTGCTGGCGGAAACCGCGACCAAGGATACATCGGCCGGACAGGCGCGCGTCGCCAGCGTTCTCAACGAATTGGACAAGCCGCTGCTCGAGGAGGTCATGCAGGACCTGGAGGCCGCCGGCACGCCCGATCTCGACGGCGTCCGGGCTCGGCTGTTCGCCTTCGACGATTTGCCGCTGCTTACCCAGAAAGCGCGCGTGCTTCTATTCGACGGGCTGTCCACCGAACTGGTCACGCTGGCGCTGCGCGGCACTTCGGCGATCCTTGCCGAAGCGGCGCTGTCGGCGATCGGCGCGCGCTCGCGGCGCATGATCGAAGCCGAACTCGGACAAGGATCCGAAGGGGTCCCCCTCGCCGACATCATGGCGGCGCGCAAGACGATCGTGACGACGACAATCCGGCTGGCGCGCGAAGGCGCGTTCGAGCTTCCCGCGACCCAGAACGCCGCCGCCTAA
- a CDS encoding histone deacetylase family protein: MKTVYSPLHAGHAGQMELVTSAIVPGFEKPSRAEFIKARVDSEKLGPIIAPAEHDLAAAKRIHRADYVDFLPTVWPQWIAEGHTGTAMPFTWPTRGLRGDVPPKRVDALLGYYSFDGGATFVEGTWDAIKSSYDVALTAAGLVKAGEASAFALCRPPGHHAGAGFMGGYCYINNAAVAAQWFRDQGASRISILDVDYHHGNGTQEIFYDRADVQVLNLHGDPMVEYPFFLGHADERGAGAGEGFNINYPMPFGTGWDAWSASLEDACARLAAYAPDVVIVSLGVDTFEKDPISQFKLKSSDYPMIGRRIARLGLPTLFVMEGGYAVEEIGINAVGVLTGFEGR, from the coding sequence ATGAAGACTGTCTATTCGCCGCTTCACGCCGGCCACGCCGGCCAGATGGAACTGGTCACATCGGCGATCGTGCCGGGTTTCGAAAAACCCTCGCGCGCCGAGTTCATCAAGGCGCGGGTCGACAGCGAGAAACTCGGGCCGATCATCGCGCCGGCCGAGCATGATCTTGCCGCCGCCAAGCGCATCCACAGGGCCGACTACGTCGATTTCCTGCCGACGGTCTGGCCGCAATGGATCGCCGAGGGCCACACAGGCACAGCCATGCCCTTCACCTGGCCGACACGCGGCCTGCGCGGCGACGTGCCGCCCAAGCGCGTCGACGCCCTGCTCGGCTATTATTCCTTCGACGGCGGCGCCACCTTCGTCGAAGGAACATGGGATGCGATCAAGTCCTCCTACGACGTCGCGCTGACCGCCGCGGGCCTGGTCAAGGCCGGCGAAGCCTCCGCCTTCGCGCTCTGCCGTCCGCCCGGCCACCATGCCGGAGCCGGCTTCATGGGCGGCTATTGCTACATCAACAACGCGGCCGTTGCCGCGCAGTGGTTCCGCGACCAGGGGGCCAGCCGCATCTCGATCCTCGATGTCGACTATCATCACGGCAACGGCACACAGGAGATCTTCTACGACCGCGCCGACGTGCAGGTCCTCAATTTGCACGGCGACCCGATGGTCGAATATCCGTTCTTCCTCGGCCATGCCGACGAGCGTGGCGCCGGCGCGGGCGAAGGTTTCAACATCAACTATCCCATGCCGTTCGGCACCGGCTGGGACGCCTGGAGCGCCTCGCTGGAAGACGCCTGCGCCAGGCTCGCCGCCTACGCTCCAGACGTCGTCATCGTCTCGCTCGGCGTCGACACGTTCGAGAAGGATCCTATCAGCCAGTTCAAGCTGAAGTCGTCGGACTATCCCATGATCGGCCGCCGCATCGCCAGGCTCGGCCTGCCGACGCTGTTCGTCATGGAAGGCGGCTACGCCGTCGAGGAAATCGGCATCAATGCCGTCGGCGTGCTGACCGGCTTCGAGGGCCGGTGA
- a CDS encoding helix-turn-helix transcriptional regulator — MKQADVKQAAEALFNDQRNPFGAFSLGSETHHAVTIPDAVRRCRWIAVDINASAFGLFFVSPSLERARLVPCFDSDYPGISVATKFISGANGEEIVRHSRISTEPRWWTDDGVAAMSEMFGGLAWTEQMAPLAPGSSGIAFPVHADRGQCGLVVFLGSEIALPQDALYEIHARCFSLFAAVARMRPGDVGKTRAISKRELECLKLTANGNTSEEIARLLKLSVHTANQYLTQSTQKLNAVNRNQAVAKALRLGLIE, encoded by the coding sequence TTGAAACAGGCCGACGTCAAGCAGGCCGCCGAGGCCCTTTTCAACGACCAGCGCAATCCGTTCGGTGCCTTCTCGCTCGGCTCCGAAACGCATCACGCCGTGACCATTCCCGATGCTGTGCGGCGCTGCCGGTGGATCGCCGTCGACATCAATGCCTCGGCCTTCGGCCTGTTCTTCGTCAGCCCGTCGCTCGAGCGGGCGCGGCTGGTGCCGTGCTTCGATTCCGACTATCCCGGCATATCGGTGGCGACCAAGTTCATCTCGGGCGCCAATGGCGAGGAGATCGTGCGCCATAGCAGGATCTCGACCGAACCGCGCTGGTGGACGGATGACGGTGTGGCGGCCATGAGCGAGATGTTCGGCGGCCTTGCCTGGACCGAGCAGATGGCGCCGCTGGCGCCCGGCAGCAGCGGCATCGCCTTTCCCGTCCACGCCGATCGCGGCCAGTGCGGCCTCGTCGTCTTCCTCGGCTCGGAGATCGCCCTGCCGCAGGACGCGCTCTATGAAATCCACGCCCGTTGCTTTTCGCTGTTCGCCGCTGTCGCCCGCATGCGGCCGGGCGATGTCGGCAAGACGCGCGCGATCTCCAAACGCGAGCTCGAATGCCTGAAGCTGACCGCCAACGGCAATACCAGCGAGGAGATAGCGCGGCTGCTGAAACTGTCGGTGCATACTGCCAACCAGTATCTCACCCAGTCGACCCAGAAGCTCAACGCCGTCAACCGCAACCAGGCGGTCGCCAAGGCGCTGCGGCTCGGCCTGATCGAATAG
- a CDS encoding FliM/FliN family flagellar motor switch protein, which translates to MTSPGSPSQARSLIIERLVGDSGEAAQVIGTGRGMAERAAPLLQKSLTSELGVPVTVDLRGVEVSRVAEARSRAGDTFAMTIVASATSSDAMTLVIDAPAIAVTLCTLFGGDPEMPASPIERDLSQIEVDVSTMVFQQVAQALNGSGRRSLDLRLPVPRAMSGTEAKRHVLRDGAAIRIVFGISTPADSGTVTVTMPQRVVLASRDSAAAGGENDQGASWRARFSEEVMRSTVALEATMPLARLTLGDLADFEIGQIIEFEETAQSQARLGARGKTLFVCEFGKLGQNYTVRIKHPYDAGQDFIDGLMPAGAGHA; encoded by the coding sequence ATGACCAGTCCCGGCAGTCCCTCACAAGCGCGCTCGCTGATCATCGAGCGCCTGGTCGGCGACAGCGGCGAGGCCGCCCAGGTCATCGGCACCGGCCGGGGCATGGCAGAGCGCGCTGCGCCGCTGCTGCAGAAGAGCCTGACCAGTGAGCTTGGAGTTCCGGTCACCGTCGATCTCAGGGGCGTCGAGGTCAGCCGCGTCGCGGAGGCCCGCTCCCGTGCCGGCGATACGTTTGCCATGACCATCGTTGCGTCAGCCACGTCCTCCGATGCCATGACCCTGGTGATCGATGCGCCGGCGATCGCGGTCACGCTTTGCACGCTGTTCGGCGGCGACCCGGAGATGCCGGCATCGCCGATAGAGCGTGATCTGTCGCAGATCGAGGTCGATGTTTCGACCATGGTGTTCCAGCAGGTCGCGCAGGCACTGAACGGATCGGGGCGACGGTCGCTCGACCTGCGCCTGCCAGTGCCGCGGGCGATGTCGGGCACCGAAGCCAAACGACACGTGTTGCGCGATGGCGCTGCAATCCGCATCGTCTTTGGCATCTCGACGCCGGCCGACAGCGGCACCGTCACGGTTACGATGCCGCAGCGTGTCGTGCTGGCCAGCCGGGACAGCGCTGCCGCCGGCGGGGAGAACGATCAGGGCGCCAGCTGGCGCGCGCGCTTTTCGGAAGAAGTGATGCGCTCCACGGTGGCGCTCGAGGCGACCATGCCGCTGGCCCGACTGACGCTCGGCGATCTTGCCGATTTCGAAATTGGCCAGATCATCGAATTCGAAGAAACGGCGCAATCGCAAGCGCGTCTCGGCGCGCGCGGCAAGACGCTGTTCGTATGCGAGTTCGGCAAGCTGGGACAGAATTACACCGTCCGGATCAAGCATCCCTATGATGCCGGACAGGATTTTATCGACGGGCTCATGCCGGCTGGTGCCGGGCACGCCTGA
- a CDS encoding helix-turn-helix transcriptional regulator, protein MSSPAALLQSDTLGSRLTSRGDLTSFFMELTAEIGADSYMLVAIVHDQDRNDARIVSSNWIFDAIELIGKRLIAGLAQGALTVAPGMRPRPLVSAQAPQAEGLVSGEEARLLDVLGHAEIYSLRLNVGRQRLFALFSAAAAGRIDQPALMKAQLKCCYALSHIPQLIAAAAMQDPLSDRERECLFWVSEGKTTDEVAVILGVSSNTVNSYITHAIQKFAASNRAMAIATAIRSGII, encoded by the coding sequence ATGAGCAGTCCCGCCGCGCTTCTTCAATCCGACACATTGGGCTCGCGCCTGACGTCGCGCGGCGATCTCACCAGCTTTTTCATGGAGTTGACCGCCGAGATCGGTGCCGACAGCTATATGCTGGTCGCCATCGTCCACGATCAGGACCGCAACGACGCGCGCATCGTCTCGTCCAATTGGATTTTCGACGCCATCGAACTGATCGGCAAGCGGCTGATCGCTGGCCTTGCCCAGGGCGCGCTCACCGTCGCGCCGGGCATGCGTCCAAGGCCGCTGGTGTCGGCGCAGGCACCACAGGCCGAGGGGCTGGTCTCCGGCGAAGAGGCACGTCTGCTCGACGTGCTCGGCCACGCCGAGATCTATTCGCTCAGGCTGAATGTCGGCCGCCAACGCCTGTTCGCGCTGTTCTCGGCGGCAGCCGCCGGCCGGATCGACCAGCCAGCGCTGATGAAGGCGCAGCTGAAGTGCTGCTACGCGCTCTCGCATATTCCGCAACTGATCGCCGCCGCCGCCATGCAGGATCCGCTGTCGGACCGCGAGCGCGAATGCCTGTTCTGGGTCTCGGAAGGCAAGACCACGGACGAGGTTGCCGTCATCCTTGGCGTGTCCTCCAACACCGTCAACAGCTACATCACCCACGCCATCCAGAAATTCGCGGCCAGCAACCGCGCGATGGCCATCGCCACGGCGATCAGGAGCGGCATCATTTGA
- the fliN gene encoding flagellar motor switch protein FliN has product MAKTKAEAEIDQPDEQLDRAIEELRGVLHEEEQRPDIAFKAASAANSSVIMNIPVDVQIILGSTEMPVSDLMALQKGSTVALNRRIGEPVDVVVNGRRIARGEITVLESDPSRFGIRLTEIIAGTKGA; this is encoded by the coding sequence ATGGCCAAGACCAAGGCAGAAGCCGAAATCGACCAGCCGGACGAGCAGCTCGACCGCGCCATCGAGGAATTGCGCGGGGTTCTGCATGAAGAGGAACAGCGCCCCGATATTGCGTTCAAGGCCGCGTCCGCTGCCAATTCGAGCGTCATCATGAATATCCCCGTCGACGTCCAGATCATCCTCGGCAGCACCGAGATGCCGGTGTCCGACCTGATGGCGCTGCAGAAGGGCTCCACGGTGGCGCTCAACCGCCGCATCGGCGAACCGGTCGACGTGGTGGTCAACGGCCGCAGAATAGCGCGCGGCGAGATCACCGTGCTCGAAAGCGACCCGTCGCGCTTCGGCATCAGGCTGACCGAAATCATCGCCGGCACGAAGGGCGCGTGA
- a CDS encoding TetR/AcrR family transcriptional regulator, which produces MKRNLDRKTRIALEPRKQPRQQRSSKVVDRILDAALILTREQGTRTPTTLAIAQRAGLSVGSVYQYFPNKEAILLDLARRWLSSFPEVIARRIRVDPPTNREEFRREVRRLFTDTSRLYLDNASLMPVIEAISGNADLRPIQNEYDDQIIALYAAWLRHVNPALEDKVANRLGVLMMEVGHACRLVGLKRDRRTYDLIEDDVETMWLALVTPYLNLD; this is translated from the coding sequence GTGAAGCGCAATCTCGATCGCAAAACCAGGATAGCGCTCGAACCGCGCAAGCAGCCGCGGCAACAACGGTCGAGCAAGGTGGTGGACCGGATTCTCGACGCGGCGCTGATCCTGACCCGCGAGCAAGGGACAAGGACGCCGACGACGCTCGCCATAGCGCAGCGCGCGGGCCTGTCGGTCGGTTCGGTCTACCAATACTTTCCCAACAAGGAAGCCATTCTCCTGGACCTCGCCCGGCGCTGGCTGTCATCCTTTCCCGAAGTGATCGCGAGGCGCATCAGGGTCGATCCGCCCACCAACCGCGAGGAGTTTCGGCGGGAGGTGCGCAGGCTCTTCACCGATACCTCCAGGCTTTATCTCGACAATGCCAGCCTGATGCCGGTGATCGAGGCGATTTCAGGCAACGCCGACCTGAGACCGATCCAGAACGAGTATGACGACCAGATCATCGCCCTCTATGCGGCGTGGCTGCGGCACGTGAACCCGGCTCTCGAAGACAAGGTCGCCAACCGGCTCGGCGTGCTGATGATGGAGGTCGGACACGCCTGCCGTCTTGTCGGCCTGAAAAGGGATCGCCGGACATACGACCTCATCGAGGACGATGTCGAAACCATGTGGCTCGCTCTGGTGACCCCCTACCTCAACCTTGACTGA
- the flhB gene encoding flagellar biosynthesis protein FlhB codes for MAEAVDKDSKTEEATEKKIRDTIEQGKLPHSRETALLASFVAILVFTVFYAKDAIVDLGMFLSMFLEKPEAWPMDTETDVIALYKIVMLEVGRAILSLLVLLTIAGIGASVFQNMPQFVGERIRPQLSRISIVKGWNRLFGVQGWVEFLKALGKVGFAIVVLAFTLSEDHRKLLAGMITNPVAFGLVIRGIAVDILVAIVFVMGLIAAIDIVWSRFHWKQDLRMSKQEVKDEFKQSEGDPIVKSRLRSLARDRARKRMMTAVPRATLIIANPTHFSIALKYVRDEDSAPLVLAKGQDLVALKIREIAREHNIPIFEDVALARSMYKQVSVDSVIPSQFYQAVAELVRIVYSKKAERRQIS; via the coding sequence ATGGCAGAGGCGGTCGACAAGGATTCCAAAACCGAAGAAGCGACGGAAAAGAAGATCCGCGACACCATCGAACAGGGCAAGCTGCCTCATTCGAGGGAGACCGCGCTCCTGGCCTCCTTCGTCGCCATACTGGTGTTCACCGTCTTCTACGCCAAGGATGCCATTGTCGATCTCGGCATGTTCCTGTCGATGTTCCTGGAGAAGCCGGAAGCCTGGCCCATGGACACCGAGACCGACGTCATCGCGCTCTACAAGATCGTCATGCTGGAGGTGGGCCGTGCCATCCTCAGCCTGCTGGTGCTCCTGACCATCGCCGGCATCGGCGCCTCGGTGTTCCAGAACATGCCGCAATTCGTCGGCGAACGCATCAGGCCGCAGCTGTCGCGCATCTCGATCGTCAAGGGCTGGAACAGGCTGTTCGGGGTGCAGGGCTGGGTCGAGTTCCTGAAGGCGCTCGGCAAGGTGGGCTTCGCCATCGTCGTGCTCGCCTTCACGCTGTCCGAGGATCACCGCAAGCTGCTCGCCGGCATGATCACCAATCCCGTCGCCTTCGGCCTCGTCATCCGCGGCATCGCGGTCGACATACTGGTGGCGATCGTCTTCGTCATGGGCCTGATCGCGGCGATCGACATCGTTTGGTCGCGCTTCCACTGGAAGCAGGACCTGCGCATGAGCAAGCAGGAGGTCAAGGACGAGTTCAAGCAGTCCGAGGGTGACCCGATCGTTAAGTCGCGGCTGCGCTCGCTGGCGCGCGACCGCGCTCGCAAGCGGATGATGACGGCGGTGCCGCGCGCGACGTTGATCATCGCCAACCCGACGCACTTCTCGATCGCGCTGAAATATGTGCGCGACGAGGATTCGGCACCGTTGGTGCTGGCCAAGGGGCAGGATCTGGTGGCGCTCAAGATCCGCGAAATCGCGCGCGAGCACAACATCCCGATCTTCGAGGACGTGGCGCTCGCCCGCTCCATGTACAAGCAAGTTTCGGTCGATAGTGTGATCCCGTCGCAATTCTACCAGGCCGTCGCCGAACTGGTGCGGATCGTCTACTCGAAAAAGGCTGAGCGCAGACAGATTTCATGA
- the motA gene encoding flagellar motor stator protein MotA produces MGILIGLVVTLGCVLGGFMAMGGHLHVLMQPWEAVVICGAALGTFLVANPMKTVKDTGRGILEAFKQAVPKEQDYLETLGVLHSLMRELRSKSRSEVEAHIDNPEESAIFQAFPTVLKNHDLTHFICDYCRIIIIGNARSHEIEALMDEEIQTIKSDKMKAYHALVAVGDGLPALGIVAAVLGVVKAMGALDQSPEILGGLIGAALVGTFLGIFLSYAVVGPVATKIKTVREKKNRLYIIVKQTLLAYMNGALPQVAIEFGRKTISSYERPTIDAVEQSTMNTGSAEKRAA; encoded by the coding sequence GTGGGCATTCTGATTGGACTGGTGGTGACGCTCGGCTGCGTCCTTGGCGGCTTCATGGCCATGGGCGGGCATCTGCATGTGCTGATGCAGCCCTGGGAAGCGGTGGTTATCTGCGGCGCCGCACTCGGCACCTTCCTCGTCGCCAATCCGATGAAAACGGTCAAGGACACCGGCAGGGGCATCCTCGAAGCCTTCAAGCAGGCCGTGCCGAAGGAGCAGGATTATCTGGAAACGCTCGGCGTGCTGCACAGCCTGATGCGTGAACTGCGTTCGAAGTCGCGCAGCGAGGTCGAGGCCCATATCGACAATCCCGAGGAATCGGCGATCTTCCAGGCATTCCCCACCGTGCTGAAGAACCACGACCTGACGCATTTCATCTGCGACTATTGCCGGATCATCATCATCGGCAACGCCCGTTCGCACGAGATCGAGGCGCTGATGGATGAGGAAATCCAGACCATCAAGTCCGACAAGATGAAAGCCTACCACGCGCTGGTGGCGGTCGGCGACGGCCTGCCGGCGCTCGGCATCGTCGCCGCCGTGCTCGGCGTGGTCAAGGCGATGGGCGCGCTCGACCAGTCGCCGGAAATCCTTGGCGGCCTGATCGGCGCCGCCCTCGTCGGTACCTTCCTCGGCATCTTCCTGTCTTACGCGGTGGTCGGGCCCGTCGCCACCAAGATCAAGACGGTGCGCGAGAAGAAGAACCGCCTCTACATTATCGTCAAGCAGACGTTGCTCGCCTATATGAACGGCGCCCTGCCGCAGGTGGCGATCGAGTTCGGCCGCAAGACCATATCGTCCTATGAGCGGCCGACCATCGACGCCGTCGAGCAGAGCACGATGAACACCGGCTCCGCCGAGAAAAGGGCCGCCTGA
- a CDS encoding ABC transporter ATP-binding protein: protein MPDKPDRNAIEVVNVSKIFGSGEGQVAALDTVSVSIRENEFFTLLGPSGCGKTTLLRLIAGFDFPTAGEILLYGQDIAPLPPFKRPVNTVFQSYALFPHMTVADNIGFGLEMLGKPKAQIKARVAEMLKLVKMEALAGRRTGQISGGQQQRVALARALAPQPKVLLLDEPLSALDYKLRKEMQIELKRLQHETGITFIFVTHDQEEALTMSDRIAVMSSGKILQVGSPWDIYDKPAERFVADFIGETNFLTAAISGTGNGKARATLKSGTTIEATVAEGFQPKDNATVVVRPEHAKLTKSKGDLAGTVDNIVYFGTDTHIHVQLDSGEAFTVRQQNTRSAGCGFERGDKVGILIGNDAAQVLRD, encoded by the coding sequence GTGCCGGACAAACCGGATCGGAATGCGATTGAAGTAGTAAACGTCAGCAAAATTTTCGGATCGGGTGAGGGGCAGGTCGCTGCCCTCGACACAGTCTCGGTATCCATCCGCGAGAACGAATTCTTCACACTGCTGGGACCATCCGGCTGCGGCAAGACCACCTTGCTGCGGCTGATCGCCGGCTTCGACTTTCCAACCGCCGGCGAAATCCTGCTTTACGGCCAGGACATCGCGCCATTGCCGCCCTTCAAGCGGCCGGTCAACACCGTCTTCCAGTCCTATGCGCTGTTCCCGCACATGACGGTGGCAGACAATATCGGCTTCGGCCTGGAGATGCTGGGCAAGCCCAAGGCGCAGATCAAGGCGCGCGTTGCCGAGATGCTGAAGCTGGTCAAGATGGAGGCGCTGGCGGGCCGGCGCACCGGCCAGATTTCCGGCGGCCAGCAGCAGCGCGTGGCGCTGGCCCGGGCGCTCGCGCCGCAACCGAAGGTGCTGCTGCTCGACGAACCGCTCTCCGCCCTCGACTACAAGCTGCGCAAGGAGATGCAAATCGAGTTGAAGCGGCTGCAGCACGAGACCGGCATAACCTTCATCTTCGTCACCCATGACCAGGAAGAAGCGCTGACGATGTCGGACCGCATCGCCGTGATGTCGTCGGGCAAGATCCTGCAGGTCGGCTCGCCCTGGGATATCTACGACAAGCCTGCCGAACGCTTCGTCGCCGACTTCATCGGCGAGACCAACTTTCTCACCGCGGCCATATCGGGCACCGGCAACGGCAAGGCGCGCGCGACGCTCAAATCCGGCACCACCATCGAGGCGACCGTCGCCGAAGGTTTCCAGCCGAAGGACAACGCCACCGTGGTGGTGAGGCCGGAGCATGCCAAGCTGACCAAGAGCAAGGGCGACCTGGCGGGCACGGTCGACAACATCGTCTATTTCGGCACCGACACGCATATCCATGTCCAGCTCGACAGCGGCGAAGCCTTCACCGTGCGCCAGCAGAACACGCGCAGCGCCGGCTGCGGTTTCGAGCGCGGCGACAAGGTCGGCATCCTGATCGGCAACGACGCCGCGCAAGTGCTGAGGGACTGA